A window of Synergistaceae bacterium genomic DNA:
CTTTATCGAGCCTATACAGGACGAGTCAGAAGGCATTACCTTAATTTCTCGTGAATACATGAAAATATATTAATCCTTTCAAATTAAATTAAACATGTAAATTTTTCATGTATTGTAACAGGCAATCAAGGAAAATAAAAAATTTATTCTGCTCTAAGTGCTACAATGGGATCTAAATTTGAAGCCTTCCATGCCGACCAGAATCCGAATAAGACTCCGACAAATGCAGAGAACCCCGCAGCAACTATTATTGCATTGATTGATATAATAATCGGCCAGTTTAAAAAATGTCCTATAGCGTTAGATACTCCAACACCGCCCGCGATTCCTATTGCACCGCCTAAGAGTGAAAGCACTACAGCCTCCGTTAAAAATTGCGCTCTAACATTTGAAGGCCTTGCACCTACTGCCATTCTTATGCCGATCTCGCGAGTCCTCTCAGTTACTGACACAAGCATTATATTCATTATTCCGATTCCGCCGACTAATAACGAAATTGAAGCCACCGAGCCTAAAAGAGTACTCATTATATTAGCCGTATTCGTTGCATTTTCCTGTACTTCCGTTAAATCTCTAATTTGGAAATCGTCGGGCATTCCTTCTGATAATCTGTGCCGCTGCCTTAAAATCGAAATTATTTCGTTCTGAGCTGCTTCAAGTGAGTCTTTGTCCCTTGCCTGTACGTTAACGCGCCTTACATTGTCGACTCTAGGGCCTGAACGTGATAATCTTCTTTGTACAGTTGTAACAGGAGCTAAAATAAAATCGTCTTGATCCTGCCCCCATGCATTTGCGCCCTTCTTTGTAGTCAAGCCCACGACTTTAAATGGGATACTGCGAATTCTTACTGTTTCACCGACCGGGCTTGAATATCCAAATAATTCTTTTGCTACAGTCGGACCGATTACACATACTTTTGCCGCGCTTTTTACGTCTTGATCCGTGAAGATTTCTCCCTCTGCAATTGACCAGTTTCTAACCTCTAAAATATCCTGTGTACTGCCCATTATACTAGTGTTCCAGTTTGAATTACCGTAAATAATTTGTCCGCTTGAATTAACTTCGGGAGCTGTCCGAGAAATCGCAAAACCTTCATTAGCAAGTGCATAAGAATCCGCGAGCGTTAAAGAATTCCCCGAACCTGCCGCACCCCTTGCGCCCGTCGTATTAGGCGGAGCAGGAAATACCATTATTAAATTTTGTCCGAAACCTGCTACAAACTGTTCAACTTGCTGTGCCGAGCCTTGTCCTATAGCTACCATTGTGATAACTGCTCCGACACCGATAATAATTCCCAGCATTGTAAGAAGTGAGCGAGTCCTATTTCCTAATAATGACAATAAAGCAGTCTTCAAGATTTCCATGATTAAATAATTTCACTTCCTGATAAATAATAAATAAATAAAAATTTTCTAGCTATTATAAATCACTGTTCATGTAAATTTTACGGAAAAATTTTTTTATTTGCTATAATAATCGCGATTTCAGACAAGAAATTTATTTTATGAAGGAGGAAATTTTTTAATGGAACCTGTTTATAAGTATTACAAATCGGCGTGGAAGAGCTTTTATAAAACGTGGCTGCTCATGTTATTAATTCTTGTTGCTGCGTGTGCACTGTCATTGTATACCCCGTTGAAAGAACACTCAAAATGGTTGTGGATAATCGTAGCAGTTATTGAAGTCTGCTTATTCTTATGTATGGCAGTTAAGCGCAAGACAATGCAGTTAATTTTACGCGATAATCCCGACAAGCCCGAAGATCAAGAAGTCGCATTTATCATGTATAACCCGTTCAAGCCGTTCAGCTCGGATTTTAACAAGTCTGTAGAAATAGGCCTGTCAGAAATTAAGCATATTGAAGTCGGTCAAACAATGATGCAGACGATTTTAGGAGTCGGCGATTTGATTGTTACTTCAGCAGGAACGGGCGGAGAAGAAATTATCGCGAAAAATATTCCTCATCCTAAGACAGTACGCGATGAGATTCAAGTTCACGCACGCAAATATAAGAAGCCTAACCCTACGCAAATTATCGTGGAACAACCGCAGCAATAATAAAATTTTCAGGGAGTCAAAGCGGCTCCCATTTTTATTTATTCAAGCATGATTTAAGAATTCTCATCATTTCGAGGCTCTTAAACGGTTTCGGCAAGTAATCATCAAATCCGTATGAAATATATTCAGCCCGTGCATTTGTCCCTGAGTTAGCAGTTAAAGCTATAAATTTTGTCGTCTTATCAGTATAATTTTTTGCGTGCTTTAGAGTCTCTATTCCGTCCATGCCTGGCATTTTGTGATCAAGAAATACTACATCATAGTGTTTAGCTTTTATCATGTCGAGTGCATTTTCTCCGCTCTCTGAAGTGTCAATATTTGCCTTAGAATCTTTTAACATTCCTTTAGCGACTACTAAATTTACGGGGGTATCATCGACAACTAAAATATTTGCGTTCGGCCAGACTTCAGGGCTGGAGTCCTCGTTTTCCTGTTTCTGTTTATTAGCGTTCAAATATGCCTCGTATTTATTAATCGTGAACTCTTCACCGGACGAAATTTTTTGCGGAATTGTCATAATAAATTCTGTTCCCTCACCGTAAACGCTTTTGAGTTCGATAATGCCGCTCATAATTTCTACAATGTTGCGAACGAGATTCAGGCCAAGCCCAGCCCCGGGAATATGCCGAGTCTCGATTATATTAGCGCGCTCAAAGGGTTCGAAAATATTTTGTGATTCCTCGTCTCTCATGCCGATTCCAGTATCTTTTATTGAGAATACAAGTTTTATATTATTTGCGATTCTCTCACCTGATACAGTTAAAATTATTTGTCCTTTCTCCGTGTACTTGGCCGAGTTGTCAAGTAAATTTATTAGTGCCTGCTTAAGCCTTAATGAATCCCCGTATAAATGCTCGCTTAAATCTTTATCGACATTCAATATAAATTTTAGCGCGGGTTTATTCTTGATTCGTTCAGTTGTATAAATTTCGCACTCCTTTAATAAATCCCATAAATGATAATCATTATCAAATAGTTCCATCTTCCCGGCCTCTATCTTGGAAATGTCTAAAATATTATTCACGAGATTTAATAAATATTCCCCTGATCTCTTAACGTCAAGAGCTGCATTTCTTGTCTCTGAGTCCGTTGTCTCGTTAAGAATCATTTCATTAATTCCTAAAATTGCATTCATGGGCGTTCTAATTTCGTGTGAAGTGCTTGCGAGAAAATTACTTTTTGCCCTGTTCGCAATAGTCGCTTTCTTGATTGAGTATTCTGTCCTGATTCTAGCGTCTTCAGTCTCTTGTTTAGCGATAATTAACTGTTTATAAGTCGGTGCCTCAAGATAAAAAAATGTAAAGAATAACATAAACGCCGCAATTGAATACACTAATGGGAAGTCTTGATTAAATAAATATTGAATCAAAAACGCGTCAATTAATAACAAGAATAATAAATTCATGACGAGAAACTGCCCATTGCCGTAATATTTCTGATAGATGAGCTGCAAAATAAAGCCCTCAAGTGCGAACACTACAGCAAAGCCCGGACAAAAGAAAGTATAAAGTTTCTCATCAGGCGATAAAGCAAATAACATGAAGACACTTACACATAGCATGAAAAAATTTGTGTGAGTAAAATTTTGCTTTAGAGTTCTAGTATAAGCCGCGATATAACACATTAAGCAATAAGCATTAATATTTACAAGTGAGTAAAAAAATTTGTGCGCTAAAGGACTTGCATCAAAAGCCGGGAAGAGTTCAAGAGAAGTCTCAAACACTGCCGATATAAAAGTTGACAACACAAGCAGCATAAAACGCCGGTTTATTTCATTAGTAGTAGAGAGCCGGCCAGCAAGAAAAGCCGTCAAGACAGCAAGAAATGGCAGCATTGTAATTTCTATGAACGTGTAATTAATTTCTGCAATCATAATTTCATGAAGGACTCCTTATATAATTTGCGCTGTTCATAGTATAGCATTATAAAATTTTTCAGCATGATATAATTTCAGCAGCTATTAACATTACACAAAGGGAAGGCCTGACAAAATGCTATTCTTTAACTTTGACATAGAGAGACACCTAGACAGAAAATTAACCCCTCTTAATGTGTGGTCGCTTGCATTCGGCTGTGTTATAGGTTGGAGCGCGTATGTTATGCCCGGAACAATTTTTTTAAAGAATGCCGGCCCGATTGGCACATTAATAGCTATGGAGCTTGCGACATTCACAATGCTTGTTATCTCATATAATTACAGCTACATGATAAAAAAATTTCCTATGACTGGCGGAGAATTCATTTACGCAAAAATGGCATTCGGCGAGAAACACGGATTTATTTGCGCGTGGTTCCTGAGTCTGTCATATTTAGCTGTTATTCCGTTAAATGCTACGGCTTTGAATTTGATAACTCGTGCAGTATTCGGCGATTTATTTCAATTTGGATTTCACTATACAATAGCGGGCTATGATATTTATTTCGGTGAAATGTTAATGGCTGTATCTGCATTAATAATATTTGGAGTAATTGACTCTTTCGGAGTAAATTTCACCGGGAGACTGCAAACAATTCTAGTATTTATCTTGCTGGGCGGGATTTTATTTGTCTTAGGCGGAACAATTTTCAGTCCTAAAGTAGAATCCGCAAATATTCAGCCTATGTTCCACCCGATTGACGCAA
This region includes:
- a CDS encoding ABC transporter permease — translated: MMEILKTALLSLLGNRTRSLLTMLGIIIGVGAVITMVAIGQGSAQQVEQFVAGFGQNLIMVFPAPPNTTGARGAAGSGNSLTLADSYALANEGFAISRTAPEVNSSGQIIYGNSNWNTSIMGSTQDILEVRNWSIAEGEIFTDQDVKSAAKVCVIGPTVAKELFGYSSPVGETVRIRSIPFKVVGLTTKKGANAWGQDQDDFILAPVTTVQRRLSRSGPRVDNVRRVNVQARDKDSLEAAQNEIISILRQRHRLSEGMPDDFQIRDLTEVQENATNTANIMSTLLGSVASISLLVGGIGIMNIMLVSVTERTREIGIRMAVGARPSNVRAQFLTEAVVLSLLGGAIGIAGGVGVSNAIGHFLNWPIIISINAIIVAAGFSAFVGVLFGFWSAWKASNLDPIVALRAE
- a CDS encoding PH domain-containing protein, with the protein product MEPVYKYYKSAWKSFYKTWLLMLLILVAACALSLYTPLKEHSKWLWIIVAVIEVCLFLCMAVKRKTMQLILRDNPDKPEDQEVAFIMYNPFKPFSSDFNKSVEIGLSEIKHIEVGQTMMQTILGVGDLIVTSAGTGGEEIIAKNIPHPKTVRDEIQVHARKYKKPNPTQIIVEQPQQ
- a CDS encoding response regulator, giving the protein MIAEINYTFIEITMLPFLAVLTAFLAGRLSTTNEINRRFMLLVLSTFISAVFETSLELFPAFDASPLAHKFFYSLVNINAYCLMCYIAAYTRTLKQNFTHTNFFMLCVSVFMLFALSPDEKLYTFFCPGFAVVFALEGFILQLIYQKYYGNGQFLVMNLLFLLLIDAFLIQYLFNQDFPLVYSIAAFMLFFTFFYLEAPTYKQLIIAKQETEDARIRTEYSIKKATIANRAKSNFLASTSHEIRTPMNAILGINEMILNETTDSETRNAALDVKRSGEYLLNLVNNILDISKIEAGKMELFDNDYHLWDLLKECEIYTTERIKNKPALKFILNVDKDLSEHLYGDSLRLKQALINLLDNSAKYTEKGQIILTVSGERIANNIKLVFSIKDTGIGMRDEESQNIFEPFERANIIETRHIPGAGLGLNLVRNIVEIMSGIIELKSVYGEGTEFIMTIPQKISSGEEFTINKYEAYLNANKQKQENEDSSPEVWPNANILVVDDTPVNLVVAKGMLKDSKANIDTSESGENALDMIKAKHYDVVFLDHKMPGMDGIETLKHAKNYTDKTTKFIALTANSGTNARAEYISYGFDDYLPKPFKSLEMMRILKSCLNK